One region of Culex pipiens pallens isolate TS chromosome 2, TS_CPP_V2, whole genome shotgun sequence genomic DNA includes:
- the LOC120413102 gene encoding uncharacterized protein LOC120413102, translated as MSKTATLSVSAAAGAGAAAAGEFDVPGFEQRLRDLKDTQDSIQQLSAWCLQRRAHHKKIVNSWLNVLKQVKVESRLTLFYLANDVIQYSKRKNYEYVDSWGTYLQKATTLVRDEKVKHKILRIFKIWEQREVYNDEFLADLNGLLSATTSSSVAAAAAAKKSQESAERTGNSTSSSSSGATLATGPTRLAETKQAVAAAAAVIVLDIEDFQTASLVSTIKECVKNENDTDTTFKSLNKTPFVDVEAVKNSIKGKDRKSVEDIEREIEENLVHYQSYVHSLKTELKSRRMLISLLEQAETFYHSQRGEVKVVANAYRNFGNRLKSMKKKLDELTTTLPSPIPSPDINAPSPEPDMDLQLPDEQSYFNMNGMMNSSYMDGNLPFDISDFRRESSSSTVQPIQVINSRKEESEGVNDFLKSFFPDTPGRNYPLSGGRPPAQQQQPNTPQRPSAGGFGPSSNASMDDYGGGGGPADYTAGLNSYGVPSNVVGGGTDYGLPGLGARPNNHHPGAGMGMNRNYGGGGPQYNQPMLSDYSGGRGPPSGGRGPLLPPPAPPVNLDRSDEYNSTWDMSMTWDGPHDSSGFQGLDTPVSPPHYERKGDRNTNVIEYIDGVNEDGPLQDVDHRQLPNMAQLPPAFMKEKGRLMDVDHRNLISLTGSPGPLLSNKSALDDLENVDDDDEDDILLTGNRHKGGDSKSSAKQPTPVPAPVSPVVNTASSSSYWANSGDVDLRFGIPPVAATAAASTTVPTTTTTAPSTLCSNSNSSIATNATSESKDLDMRIQSMQKTLDSHFGEVGSIGGDSKSGDEVPGGLQSLQLLQTPASLLEIDDFLQNFERENFDMSKPPSQLMSNQETDLSPSPSPPSLTSSLSNVAASTPRRGPPAQPQRPSSHDDASDEHRKPADNNESVDMDLSEPEESLELDQMAASAAHNSSSELQEGGGGGGVGDIYEDSAEPYEPFEGEDPDEPVPEFPDEAEMGMAQPNQQHQQPPPLMAEPIQRPPLLPDPAGFPPHFAFQAQQQQQQQRNQWDLPPPMPPQMNNFGGTPGIPSLTDLANFGEFPSLAAGLSNMGSPPGMPPHVWNNQFNSPNRGPPPGSFGGSPFNGGGNRGNNNNFRNNQWQGGPRDGGGGGGPRHGSPYFRGGGGRGNFRGGKFRGGGGHHNNNNRGGNWLDSFIRNGGDVLQLITQFAPTLEQLNKK; from the exons ATGTCCAAGACGGCGACACTGTCGGTGTCGGCTGCTGCAGGAGCTGGGGCCGCGGCCGCAGGAGAGTTTGATGTGCCCGGCTTCGAGCAGCGGTTGCGGGACCTCAAGGATACCCAGGACAGCATCCAGCAACTGTCGGCGTGGTGCCTCCAGCGGCGAGCGCACCACAAAAAGATCGTCAACAGCTGGCTGAACGTGCTGAAGCAGG TGAAAGTGGAAAGCCGGCTCACGCTGTTCTACCTGGCGAACGACGTCATCCAGTATAGCAAGCGCAAAAACTACGAGTACGTGGACAGCTGGGGCACGTACCTCCAGAAGGCGACCACGCTGGTGCGCGACGAAAAGGTGAAGCACAAGATTCTGCGCATCTTCAAGATCTGGGAGCAGCGCGAGGTCTACAACGACGAGTTCCTGGCCGATCTGAACGGGCTGCTGAGCGCGACCACCTCGTCCAGTGTTGCTGCGGCTGCCGCCGCTAAGAAGAGCCAAGAATCGGCGGAAAGGACGGGAAAttcaacgtcgtcgtcgtcgtcgggtgCAACGCTGGCCACCGGACCGACCCGGCTAGCGGAGACGAAGCAGGCGGTGGCCGCGGCCGCCGCCGTGATAGTTTTGGACATTGAGGACTTCCAGACGGCGTCGCTCGTGTCGACCATCAAGGAGTGCGTCAAGAACGAGAACGACACGGACACGACGTTCAAGAGCTTGAACAAGACACCGTTTGTGGACGTGGAGGCGGTCAAGAATTCGATCAAGGGGAAAG ATAGAAAGAGCGTCGAGGATATTGAGCGTGAGATTGAGGAGAACTTGGTACATTACCAGAGTTACGTGCACAGCTTGAAGACGGAGTTGAAGTCGCGGCGAATGTTGATCAGTTTGCTGGAGCAAGCCGAAACCTTTTACCATAGTCAACGGGGGGAGGTGAAGGTGGTGGCCAAT GCTTACCGTAACTTTGGCAATCGGCTGAAAAGTATGAAGAAAAAGCTGGACGAGCTGACGACGACGCTGCCGAGTCCGATCCCGTCGCCGGACATAAACGCGCCCTCACCCGAGCCGGACATGGATCTGCAGCTGCCGGACGAGCAGAGCTACTTCAACATGAACGGGATGATGAACAGCAGCTACATGGACGGCAACCTGCCGTTCGATATCAGCGATTTCCGGCGCGAGTCGTCCTCCAGCACGG TGCAACCAATACAGGTGATCAACTCGAGAAAGGAAGAATCTGAAGGGGTGAACGACTTTCTAAAGTCATTCTTTCCGGATACCCCCGGGCGGAACTACCCGCTCAGTGGAGGTCGTCCTCCAGCTCAACAGCAGCAGCCAAACACTCCCCAGCGACCTTCCGCCGGAGGGTTTGGTCCCAGCAGCAACGCGTCGATGGATGATTACGGAGGTGGAGGAGGTCCCGCGGATTACACGGCCGGACTCAACAGCTACGGCGTACCTTCCAACGTGGTCGGAGGAGGAACCGACTACGGCCTGCCCGGGTTGGGTGCTCGACCTAACAATCATCATCCGGGAGCGGGCATGGGCATGAACCGGAACTACGGCGGAGGAGGTCCTCAGTACAACCAACCGATGCTATCGGATTATTCCGGTGGACGAGGGCCGCCGTCGGGAGGACGTGGTCCGCTCCTACCTCCCCCGGCACCGCCGGTCAACCTGGATCGATCCGACGAGTACAACTCCACCTGGGACATGTCGATGACCTGGGACGGACCTCAC GACTCGTCCGGCTTCCAAGGGCTCGACACACCCGTTTCGCCACCGCACTACGAGCGGAAAGGCGATCGCAATACGAACGTGATCGAGTACATCGACGGCGTCAACGAGGACGGTCCGCTGCAGGACGTCGACCACCGGCAGCTGCCCAACATGGCGCAGCTTCCGCCGGCCTTCATGAAGGAAAAGGGCCGACTGATGGACGTGGATCACCGCAACCTGATCTCGCTGACCGGTTCGCCCGGACCGTTGCTCTCGAACAAATCCGCCCTCGACGATCTGGAGAACGTGGACGATGACGACGAAGACGACATATTGCTAACGGGAAATAGACACAAAGGAGGCGATTCAAAATCCTCCGCCAAGCAGCCAACGCCAGTGCCAGCTCCGGTTTCACCGGTGGTCAACACTGCGAGCTCCAGCTCCTACTGGGCCAACTCCGGCGATGTTGACCTCAGGTTTGGAATTCCACCGGTGGCAGCAACGGCGGCAGCATCTACAACAgtgccaacgacgacgacgacagcaCCATCAACGTTGTGCAGTAACAGCAACAGTAGCATAGCGACGAACGCCACTTCCGAGTCCAAGGATCTCGACATGCGGATACAGTCGATGCAGAAGACGCTGGACTCGCACTTTGGCGAGGTGGGCTCAATCGGGGGAGATTCGAAGAGTGGCGACGAAGTGCCCGGCGGGTTGCAGTCGCTGCAGCTGCTCCAGACGCCGGCGTCGTTGCTCGAAATTGACGATTTTCTG CAAAACTTTGAGCGGGAAAACTTTGACATGAGCAAACCGCCCTCGCAGCTGATGAGCAACCAGGAGACCGATTTGTCGCCCTCGCCGTCACCGCCGTCGCTGACGTCGTCACTATCGAACGTGGCAGCTTCGACGCCCAGGAGGGGGCCACCGGCGCAGCCACAACGGCCGTCGAGTCATG ACGATGCCTCGGACGAGCACAGGAAACCGGCGGACAACAACGAGAGCGTCGACATGGACCTGTCCGAACCGGAGGAATCGTTAGAACTCGACCAAATGGCCGCATCGGCCGCCCACAATTCGTCGTCAG AGCTTCAAgagggcggcggcggcggcggcgtcggtGACATCTACGAGGACTCGGCGGAACCGTACGAACCGTTCGAGGGTGAAGATCCGGACGAACCGGTGCCGGAGTTTCCGGACGAGGCGGAAATGGGAATGGCGCAACCGAATCAGCAACACCAGCAGCCGCCACCGTTGATGGCGGAACCGATCCAGCGGCCACCGTTGCTTCCGGATCCGGCCGGGTTTCCACCACACTTTGCCTTTCAagcacaacagcagcagcaacagcaacggAACCAGTGGGATCTGCCTCCGCCGATGCCACCGCAGATGAACAACTTTGGAGGAACGCCCGGCATTCCCAGCCTGACGGATCTGGCCAACTTTGGTGAGTTCCCGAGTCTTGCGGCCGGGCTGTCCAACATGGGTTCGCCGCCGGGCATGCCGCCGCACGTGTGGAACAACCAGTTCAACTCGCCGAACCGGGGACCGCCGCCGGGAAGCTTTGGAGGGTCGCCGTTTAACGGAGGCGGCAATCGGGGGAACAACAACAACTTTAGAAACAACCAGTGGCAGGGAGGACCACGGGatggcggtggtggtggtggaccGCGGCATGGTTCGCCCTACTTCCGTGGGGGTGGTGGCCGAGGTAACTTCCGTGGGGGCAAGTTCCGAGGGGGAGGCGGCcatcacaacaacaacaacaggggAGGCAATTG GTTAGACTCGTTCATTCGGAACGGAGGAGACGTGCTCCAGCTAATCACTCAGTTTGCGCCCACTTTAGAGCAGCTGAACAAGAAGTGA
- the LOC120431698 gene encoding uncharacterized protein LOC120431698, with protein sequence MVYEIISCARDTQLHTFPGLDQLGSSPHVNNNGSDCHFFSTKLFLRANKNWGVEMMRIKDVDGKPTLACVKKISMDNLYCAACPKTDREEFAMGLTSGAIRLMNYKKSTYTKRFEADKIANGVTFLDFSATDDFLAAVYESGTVSLYGMKTSSRVATMSFDKQTTKVRFHPTKRFLLSVASYNGSVMLYDTQTKKIAFNQQDAHGAPCRDIAMTATNPDVIYSAGYDNVINIFDTRKKITASQIRSNYPFESLAISECGGYFCAGNLKGFIYGYDMRNLAEPINTCKVHDSIVNSLVFVPKPVEAREGNSRRVSFEPSRASLTAAEVVPVKTPVASPVPVQVKTEHDSFMGEIDQFLQRRDSMDYMSRLSTSSRLSSDSRSSINMGGGNNLMGYLDDLSDGNLDLDQLEAAQTSLEESNINVNRLLKRTTIKKQPAVDRTHRSTVNLENIREESDVDSSRALVEIPSDPNIESLKQTSNGTSKRISLRRSTDLENKENQHGTTMDKSSTPQPDANPTFNWDTPKAPQPATTVPTSDGPMSASVQAGFAELKLEIANLRSELREEMKEHFFQNKIDRKYTAQATRSNVWMGSFNLWQETQKKLERIDEVTQSGFGLLLTNDEFTQRFMALQKENEALKRRLAELEKRSTTMGGGGVGGRKSK encoded by the exons ATGGTGTACGAAATAATCTCATGCGCCCGGGACACCCAGCTGCATACATTTCCGGGGTTGGATCAGCTCGGTTCGAGTCCGCACGTAAACAACAATGGAAGCGATTGCCACTTTTTCTCGACCAAACTGTTCCTGCGGGCCAACAAGAACTGGGGCGTCGAGATGATGCGCATCAAGGACGTGGACGGAAAAC CGACCTTGGCCTGCGTCAAGAAGATCTCGATGGACAACCTGTACTGCGCGGCTTGCCCAAAGACAGACCGGGAGGAGTTTGCCATGGGGCTTACGTCCGGCGCGATCCGGTTGATGAACTACAAAAAGTCAACCTACACGAAGCGCTTCGAGGCGGACAAGATCGCCAACGGGGTCACGTTCCTGGACTTTAGCGCAACCGATGACTTTCTGGCAGCAGTGTACGAAAGTGGAACGGTCAGCTTGTACGGTATGAAGACAAGCAGCCGGGTGGCCACAATGAGCTTCGATAAACA GACCACCAAGGTGCGTTTCCACCCCACCAAACGGTTCCTGCTGTCGGTAGCCTCGTACAACGGTTCCGTCATGCTGTACGACACGCAAACCAAGAAGATCGCCTTCAACCAGCAGGACGCCCACGGCGCTCCCTGTCGGGACATTGCCATGACCGCCACCAATCCGGATGTGATCTATTCCGCGGGGTACGACAACGTGATCAACATCTTCGACACGCGTAAGAAAATCACGGCGTCGCAGATTCGCTCCAACTACCCGTTCGAATCGCTGGCGATCTCCGAATGTGGGGGCTATTTTTGCGCGGGAAATTTAAAGGGCTTCATTTACGGGTACGATATGCGGAATCTGGCGGAACCCATTAATACTTGCAAGGTGCACGATAGCATCGTGAACAGCCTTGTGTTTGTGCCGAAGCCGGTCGAAGCTCGGGAAGGGAACAGTCGTCGGGTGAGCTTCGAGCCCTCACGGGCTTCGCTCACGGCTGCTGAGGTTGTTCCGGTTAAGACGCCTGTCGCTTCGCCGGTTCCGGTGCAGGTCAAAACCGAACACGACAGTTTCATGGGTGAGATTGATCAGTTCTTGCAACGGCGTGACTCGATGGATTACATGTCTCGGCTGAGCACTTCTTCGCGGTTGAGCTCGGACTCTCGAAGCAGCATCAACATGGGAGGAGGTAATAATTTGATGGGTTACTTGGATGACCTGTCCGATGGAAACTTGGACCTCGATCAACTAGAGGCAGCTCAAACGAGTCTGGAAGAAAGCAACATCAATGTCAATCGGCTGCTCAAAAGAACCACGATCAAAAAGCAACCCGCCGTGGATCGAACCCACCGTTCGACGGTCAACCTCGAAAACATCCGAGAAGAGTCCGACGTTGACAGCAGTCGCGCCCTGGTTGAAATCCCATCCGACCCCAACATCGAATCTCTCAAACAAACCTCCAATGGAACCTCCAAAAGGATTTCCCTTCGGCGCTCAACCGATCTAGAGAACAAGGAAAACCAGCACGGCACAACAATGGACAAAAGCTCCACCCCACAACCGGATGCGAACCCCACCTTCAACTGGGACACCCCAAAAGCCCCCCAACCCGCAACCACCGTACCCACTTCCGACGGTCCCATGTCCGCCTCGGTTCAGGCCGGATTCGCCGAGCTCAAGCTAGAAATCGCGAACCTTCGCAGCGAACTGCGCGAAGAGATGAAGGAGCACTTCTTCCAGAACAAAATCGACCGCAAATACACGGCCCAGGCCACGCGCAGCAACGTCTGGATGGGCTCGTTCAACCTGTGGCAGGAGACGCAAAAGAAGCTCGAGCGCATCGACGAGGTGACCCAGTCCGGGTTCGGTCTGCTGCTGACAAACGACGAGTTTACGCAGCGCTTTATGGCCCTGCAGAAGGAGAACGAGGCGCTGAAGCGGCGGCTGGCCGAGCTGGAGAAAAGATCGACGACGATGGGCGGGGGAGGAGTAGGAGGAAGAAAAAGTAAGTAG
- the LOC120431699 gene encoding ATP-sensitive inward rectifier potassium channel 8-like — translation MESRAASWKRTIDKLGERNVQFLNLPQRSLKFLKDLVNTLVEVQWRYTLAAFVLSFAVSWFFFAILWYLVAYAHGDLNFDPETGKRMGDGDQPCVAGATTFMEFLLFSIESQVSTGYGTWTPTEECAEALGLLTIQLIVGLVIDAAMVGIVYAKMVRPPKKISNMKFSKHAVVCRRDGRLCFVFRICDTKHQHAIETKINVVMLQSHRSLEGEIIEKYERHMSLENNGRVLLFWPVTVCHVIDAQSPLYDLTPKDLLESKFEIVVTLSGGTNITGQVNEARTSYMPGEILWGHRFKNIVHYDKEHGRYVATNRDMNATELVNAPSCSARKLDEVAVNVKHFLSDDQHREFEKMESLAEYHGQEDDSDSDDGILMKNMSGDSFPFMDSSANKTLP, via the exons ATGGAGTCACGTGCTGCGTCGTGGAAACGGACCATTGACAAGTTGGGCGAACGCAACGTGCAGTTTCTCAATTTGCCTCAACGATCGTTGAAGTTCCTGAAGGATCTCGTGAACACGTTG GTCGAGGTACAATGGCGCTACACGCTGGCTGCGTTCGTGCTCAGCTTCGCTGTCAGCTGGTTCTTTTTTGCGATTCTTTGGTATTTGGTGGCGTACGCCCATGGTGATCTGAACTTTGACCCCGAAACGGGCAAGCGGATGGGCGATGGTGATCAACCGTGCGTTGCGGGTGCTACCACCTTTATGGAGTTTCTACTGTTTAGCATCGAGTCCCAAGTTAGTACCGGATACGGAACGTGGACTCCGACGGAGGAATGTGCCGAAGCGTTGGGGCTGTTGACGATACAGTTGATCGTCGGCCTGGTGATCGATGCCGCCATGGTCGGAATTGTTTACGCCAAAATGGTGCGACCTCCCAAGAAGATCTCCAACATGAAGTTCAGCAAACATGCGGTCGTTTGCCGTCGCGATGGTCGACTGTGCTTCGTCTTCCGGATTTGTGACACCAAGCATCAACACGCGATCGAGACCAAGATCAACGTCGTAATGTTGCAGTCCCATCGATCGCTCGAAGGAGAAATCATCGAAAAGTACGAACGCCACATGAGCCTGGAGAACAACGGCCGTGTCCTCCTGTTTTGGCCGGTGACCGTTTGCCACGTGATCGACGCCCAAAGTCCGCTGTACGATCTCACGCCGAAAGATCTGCTCGAGagcaaatttgaaattgtgGTCACGCTCAGTGGTGGAACCAACATTACCGGGCAGGTGAACGAAGCCAGAACATCGTACATGCCGGGTGAAATTTTGTGGGGTCATCGGTTCAAGAATATTGTGCACTACGATAAAGAGCACGGACGGTACGTTGCAACGAACAGGGACATGAACGCGACCGAACTAGTCAACGCTCCGAGCTGCAGTGCCCGAAAGCTGGATGAAGTTGCGGTGAATGTGAAGCACTTTTTGAGCGATGATCAGCACAGAGAGTTTGAGAAAATGGAATCGTTGGCCGAATATCACGGTCAAGAG gATGACAGTGATTCCGACGAtggcattttaatgaaaaacatgTCGGGCGATTCGTTCCCGTTTATGGACAGCTCAGCGAACAAAACCCTACCTTGA